The genomic stretch ACTAATAGGGTGGATATTTTCATTGAAAAAAGCGCCTTTGATACAAAAAATGCACTCGCCTATCTTAAAAAAGCTAAAGAAATGGGCTTTTATATCACCGTTCACGCCGATCAGTTTACAGCGGGCGGCAGTGCAGTAGCGGTTGAAGCAGGTGCGTTATCTGCTGACCATTTAGAAGCTTCCGGAGAAGCTGAAATAAAGCTACTGGCAGCTTCTGCTACGGTAGCCGTTGCATTGCCCGGCGCATCGTTAGGTTTGGGTATGCCCTATACACCGGCCCGTAAATTATTAGATGCCGGTGCCTGCCTGGCCATTGCCAGCGACTGGAACCCCGGTTCGGCACCTATGGGCGATCTGCTGATGCAGGCAGCGGTGATGAGCGCGGGTGAAAAATTAACTACAGCCGAAGTATTTGCAGGATTAACCTACCGTGCGGCGGCAGCTTTAAAATTAAACAAGCGTGGTATATTAGCATCCGGAATGTACGCTGATATGCAGGCTTACCCCGTAAACGATTATCGCGACATATTATATTACCAGGGTAAATTAAAACCGGACGAGGTATGGATTGGCGGTAGCAAATAAGAGGGGGGCTATGCGATTCCTTCCCTGGGGAAGGAGGAGGAAGGGGTTATTTAACATGCGATGTGTCGCCGCGACAACCCCTCCCTGCCATCGCTCCGCCCAACACACCCCTCCCGTGGGGAGGGAATAATTTAATGAACAATGAACAATTGAACCAATGAACCAACTAATTGAATGTGTACCCAATTTTAGCGAAGGTGTGAACCTATCCATCATCAAACAAATAACAGATGAAGTGGAATCGGTTGAGGGTGTTCGCCTGCTGAATATAGACCCGGGCAAGGCCACAAACCGCACCGTGGTAACCTTTGTTGGCGAACCTGAGCAGGTGATACAGGCAGCGTTTTTAGCCATCAAAAAAGCGGGTGAACTGATAGATATGAGCAAACACAAAGGCGAGCATCCCCGTATGGGTGCAACCGATGTTTGTCCGCTGATACCGATAGCCAACATCACTATGGCCGAAACTGCCGAATACGCTAAAAAGCTGGCTAACCGTGTGGGAGAAGAATTGGCTATCCCCGCATATTTATATGAACATGCGCAGGCCGATAAAAAGCGCAACAACCTGTCGGTTATTCGCTCGGGCGAGTACGAGGGCTTCTTCAAAAAAATAAAATTACCGGAATGGAAACCTGATTTTGGCCCTGCTGAAATGGATGCCAAACGCGGCGCTACGGTTATTGGCGCAAGGGATTTTCTGATCGCTTATAATGTAAACCTAAATACCACATCAACCCGCAGGGCAAATGCGATAGCCTTTGATGTGCGCGAGGCAGGTCGTGTAATGCGAGAAGGTGACCCGGTTACAGGCAAGGTGATTACTGATGAAAACGGCAAACCTGTATCTATACCTGGCTCGTTAAAAAGTGTAAAAGCTATTGGTTGGTATATAGAGGAATATGGCGTAGCACAAATATCCATGAACCTTACCAATATTGAGGTAACACCTATACATATAGCTTTTGACGAGGTTTGCAAAAAGGCCAATGAGCGCGGCATACGCGTAACCGGCAGCGAACTAGTGGGCCTGATACCGCTAAAGGCGATGCTGGATGCCGGCAAATACTTTTTGCGTAAGCAGCAGCGCTCGGTAGGGGTAAGCGAAGCAGAGCTGATCAAAATAGCTATTAATTCGATGGGTTTAGATGAGTTGGGGCCTTTTAACCCCGACGAACGTATAATTGAATACTTGCTTCGCGATACCGCATCAGGCAAGTTAGCAGGCATGACGCTTACCGCCTTTGCCGACGAAACCGCGAGCGAAAGTCCTGCACCGGGCGGCGGCTCTATATCTGCCTATTTAGGCGTGCTTGGCGCATCTTTGGCAACAATGGTAGCTAACCTGTCCTCGCATAAAAAAGGTTGGGATAGCCGCTGGGAAGAGTTTAGCGACTGGGCAGAGCAGGGGCAGGCCTACAAGGATGAATTACTGCGATTAGTTGATTTAGATACTGCCGCTTTTAATAAAATTATGGAGGCATTCAGCCTTTCTAAAAGTACTGACGCCGAAAAAGCCGCCCGCGATAAAGCCATACAGGATGCTACTAAATATGCAATTGAGGTGCCATTTAAAGTAATGGAAACCGCTTATAACAGCTTAGCGCTGATAAAGGCAATGGTAAATACCGGCAACCCCAATTCGGTTACAGATGCCGGTGTGGCGGCTTTATGCGTACGCTCCGCAGTGATAGGCGCTTTTATGAATGTGAAGATAAACGCGCAGGGCTATAAGGATAAAACCTATACCGCCGATATTATTGCCCGTGGCAACGACATTGAAGCCAAAACAATAGTAGCGGAAAAAGAGATAATTGAGTTGGTTAATAGTAAGATAGTTTAAGATTTAAATACAAAGAAGGCGCAAAGATCGCAGAGTTTTTCTCTGCGTATCTTTGCGCCTTCTCCGTACACTCCGCGGTTAAAATCTTCTTTACACCGCTATTGGTAACTCTTCAGGCGTGGCTATTAAAGGGTTTACGCTTTCGTCATCCTTCTCAACCCGCAGGTTATTTACAATATGCTGCTGGCGGGTCGGGGTGTTTTTACCCATAAAGTATTCCAACAGTGCCTTGATGTTGGCATCCTTCAAAAACACAGGGTCAAGCCTGATGTCCTTACCTATAAATAATCCAAACTCATCCGGAGATATTTCGCCCAAACCTTTAAAGCGGGTTATTTCAGGCTTAACACCTAATTTGGCTATGGCATTGCGGCGCTCTTCGTCGCTATAGCAGTAAATGGTTTCTTTCTTATTCCGCACCCTGAATAGTGGTGTTTGCAGGATAGACACGTGCCCGGCCTTCACCAGGTCAGGGAAAAACTGCAGGAAAAAGGTCATCAGCAACAGGCGGATGTGCATACCATCCACATCGGCATCGGTAGCTATTACAATATTGTTATAGCGCAGGCCATCAATACCATCCTCAATATTCAAGGCGTGTTGCAGCAGGTTAAACTCCTCGTTCTCGTACACTACTTTTTTGGTAAGGCCAAAGCAGTTAAGCGGCTTACCCTTTAAACTGAATACCGCCTGGGTCATCACATCGCGCGATTTGGTGATGGATCCGCTGGCCGAGTCGCCCTCAGTAATAAACAGTGTGGTTTCCTGCTTACGTTCGTGGTTATCATCAAAGTGCAGTTTGCAATCGCGTAGTTTACGGTTATGCAGCGATGCCTTTTTGGCGCGGTCGTTAGCCAGCTTTTTAATACCGGCAATATCTTTGCGCTCGCGCTCTGATTGTAAGATGCGTTTTAGTAAAGCATCGGCAGTAGCCGGGTTTTTGTGCAGGTAGTTATCCAGTTCCTTTTTAAGGAAATCGTTTATAAAGCCACGTACCGACGGCCCTTCGGGGCCAATGTTTTGCGAACCCAGCTTGGTTTTTGTTTGCGATTCGAAAACCGGCTCCTGCACCTTAATGGCAATAGCCGCCACAATAGAAGCACGGATATCCGACGCGTCAAATTCTTTTTTGTAAAACTCGCGTATGGTTTTAACCACCGCCTCGCGGAAGGCCGCCTGGTGCGTACCGCCTTGTGTGGTGTTTTGGCCGTTCACAAACGAGTAATATTCTTCGCCATATGATTGGCCGTGCGTCATGGCTATTTCAATATCCTCGCCTTTTAAGTGGATGATAGGGTAGCGCAGGTTTTCGGCATCGGCGTTGCGTACCAGCAGGTCGTAAAGGCCGCGTTCCGATAAATATTTTTGTCCGTTAAAGTTTAGGGTAAGCCCCGAGTTAAGGAACACATAGTTCCATATCATATTTTCAACAAACTCGGGTATAAAGCGGTAATGCCTAAAAATGGTATCGTCGGGCACAAAGTTGATGGCTGTACCGTTGCGTTGGGTGGTTTCTTTTTCGGCCTCGTCGCGTACCAGTTCTCCTTTGGCAAATTCGGCCAGTTTGGTGCGCCCGTCGCGGTACGATTGTACGGTGAATGAGTTAGATAGCGCGTTAACCGCCTTGGTACCCACACCATTTAACCCTACCGATTTTTGGAAGGCCTTGCTATCATATTTACCACCGGTATTTATTTTTGATACGCAATCTATCACCTTACCCAAAGGTATGCCGCGTCCATAATCGCGTACAGATACCTTGTGGTCGCTCATGCTCACCTCAATGGTTTTGCCCGATCCCATTACAAACTCATCTATCGAGTTGTCAATAATCTCTTTAAGCAGTACGTATACGCCATCGTCAAAAGCCGAGCCATCGCCCAGCTTGCCAATGTACATACCCGGCCTTAAACGTATATGTTCTTTCCAGTCTAACGACCGGATACTGTCGTCATCGTAATTTGTAGTTTCTGCCATGTGTAATAAAAATAGATGCGGAGATCGCCTTTATGCAAAAATAGAATTCAGCCACTTAAATCGGTATTTAAATGTGCTAACTTATTAACATTATAAGCCTATGGTTTAAACTTTATGCAGTTGCTGGCCTTATCAATGTTTTTAAAAAACTCCGGGCCTTTCTCGTTCGACAGGCAAACGGCCATAATGGTGCCGGTATGAAATTTTTGCAGCGTAATTAACAGTGCATACTTATAGTGCTTTGTAACGGCGTTATCTTCCAGGTTTAAAAGGTAGCTTTTACCAACATCGGCATTATATTTTGCCAAAACGCTTGGGGGTATGGTGCGGGTAAAAAAATCAGTTTCGCCGGTAAATGCCGCTGCCTGCGCGGTGCCCATACC from Inquilinus sp. KBS0705 encodes the following:
- the ftcD gene encoding glutamate formimidoyltransferase, with the translated sequence MNQLIECVPNFSEGVNLSIIKQITDEVESVEGVRLLNIDPGKATNRTVVTFVGEPEQVIQAAFLAIKKAGELIDMSKHKGEHPRMGATDVCPLIPIANITMAETAEYAKKLANRVGEELAIPAYLYEHAQADKKRNNLSVIRSGEYEGFFKKIKLPEWKPDFGPAEMDAKRGATVIGARDFLIAYNVNLNTTSTRRANAIAFDVREAGRVMREGDPVTGKVITDENGKPVSIPGSLKSVKAIGWYIEEYGVAQISMNLTNIEVTPIHIAFDEVCKKANERGIRVTGSELVGLIPLKAMLDAGKYFLRKQQRSVGVSEAELIKIAINSMGLDELGPFNPDERIIEYLLRDTASGKLAGMTLTAFADETASESPAPGGGSISAYLGVLGASLATMVANLSSHKKGWDSRWEEFSDWAEQGQAYKDELLRLVDLDTAAFNKIMEAFSLSKSTDAEKAARDKAIQDATKYAIEVPFKVMETAYNSLALIKAMVNTGNPNSVTDAGVAALCVRSAVIGAFMNVKINAQGYKDKTYTADIIARGNDIEAKTIVAEKEIIELVNSKIV
- a CDS encoding type IIA DNA topoisomerase subunit B, which codes for MAETTNYDDDSIRSLDWKEHIRLRPGMYIGKLGDGSAFDDGVYVLLKEIIDNSIDEFVMGSGKTIEVSMSDHKVSVRDYGRGIPLGKVIDCVSKINTGGKYDSKAFQKSVGLNGVGTKAVNALSNSFTVQSYRDGRTKLAEFAKGELVRDEAEKETTQRNGTAINFVPDDTIFRHYRFIPEFVENMIWNYVFLNSGLTLNFNGQKYLSERGLYDLLVRNADAENLRYPIIHLKGEDIEIAMTHGQSYGEEYYSFVNGQNTTQGGTHQAAFREAVVKTIREFYKKEFDASDIRASIVAAIAIKVQEPVFESQTKTKLGSQNIGPEGPSVRGFINDFLKKELDNYLHKNPATADALLKRILQSERERKDIAGIKKLANDRAKKASLHNRKLRDCKLHFDDNHERKQETTLFITEGDSASGSITKSRDVMTQAVFSLKGKPLNCFGLTKKVVYENEEFNLLQHALNIEDGIDGLRYNNIVIATDADVDGMHIRLLLMTFFLQFFPDLVKAGHVSILQTPLFRVRNKKETIYCYSDEERRNAIAKLGVKPEITRFKGLGEISPDEFGLFIGKDIRLDPVFLKDANIKALLEYFMGKNTPTRQQHIVNNLRVEKDDESVNPLIATPEELPIAV